The following coding sequences lie in one Bos javanicus breed banteng unplaced genomic scaffold, ARS-OSU_banteng_1.0 tig00001692_1, whole genome shotgun sequence genomic window:
- the LOC133243972 gene encoding liprin-alpha-1-like gives MSDGEGDRVTLFSSVTQLSPSGQADAKTLSAMLQEQLDAINEEIRLIEEEKENTEQQAEETESREGRGSLGSLRLFKSVSCLNLLPASSHAGSCPPHSGHSKPRRRQHSPAQEGHRLGIMTLGDTRSSLSEDLGVPYGNHCERMTLELCLPALREEVGDDKTAIKCETSTLAWPRSLRLGRLHTGALHTATHEDLRDAHNSTGSQDSPRNNPSSSTSRQDSLHKAPKKKGIKSSISRLFCKKEKGWPEHPGKEELGRVTHVWKRPKCSSVMGEVQSVDIQRTAHPPSCHLPHSQELIRGFCPSPPPHPIAMQVLLGSPHHTGLSSGPHLTQLPLLEDSICSCLFSHKFVESCLCWVWDFQG, from the exons ATGTCTGATGGGGAGGGCGACAGGGTCACCCtcttcagctcagtcactcagctgtcgCCCAGCGGGCAGGCCGATGCCAAGACTCTGAGTGCGATGCTGCAGGAGCAGCTGGACGCCATCAACGAAGAGATCCG GTTGAtcgaagaagagaaggagaacacGGAGCAGCAGGCCGAGGAGACTGagagcagggagggcagggggagcttAGGCAGCCTCCGTCTTTTTAAATCAGTGAGCTGCCTCAACCTGCTTCCTGCCTCCTCGCATGCCGGCTCCTGCCCGCCCCACAGTGGGCACTCCAAGCCCCGAAGGAGGCAGCACAGCCCAGCCCAGGAGGGACACCGGCTGGGCATCATGACTCTG GGTGATACAAGATCATCTCTTAGTGAAGACCTGGGGGTGCCTTATGGAAACCACTGTGAGCGAATGACACTTGAACTGTGT CTGCCAGCTTTACGGGAAGAGGTAGGAGATGACAAGACCGCCATCAAATGTGAAACCTCGACCCTCGCCTGGCCGCGGTCCCTTCGGCTGGGCCGCCTGCACACGGGGGCACTGCACACAGCCACCCATGAGGACCTCAGGGACGCCCACAA CTCAACAGGCTCTCAGGATAGCCCCAGGAACAAccccagcagcagcaccagcaggcaGGACTCGCTGCACAAAGCCCCAAAGAAGAAGGGCATCAAGTCCTCCATCAGCCGCTTGTTTTGCAAGAAGGAAAAGGGCTGGCCTGAACACCCCGGCAAGGAGGAGTTAGGACGAG TGACACATGTTTGGAAACGGCCTAAGTGCTCATCAGTGATGGGTGAGGTACAATCTGTGGACATCCAAAGAACAGCCCACCCTCCTTCCTGCCACCTTCCCCATTCCCAGGAGCTCATCCGGGGGTTCTgcccatcacccccaccccatcccatagCCATGCAGGTCCTCCTGGGGTCCCCTCATCACACAGGGTTATCATCAGGCCCCCATCTCACTCAGCTTCCTCTCCTTGAGGACAGCATATGTTCCTGCCTCTTCAGCCACAAATTTGTTGAGTCTTGTTTGTGCTGGGTGTGGGATTTTCAGGGGTAA